The Tolypothrix sp. PCC 7712 region AACACCAGAAAGATTGAAACCACCAAAGGGTTGACGTGCGACGATCGCACCTGTAATTGTACGGTTAATGTACAAATTCCCGACTTCAAACTCTTGTTGTGCTTGCTGAATGTGGGATGGGGTACGCGAATAAAGTCCTCCAGTTAAAGCATAGTTAGTCCCGTTAGCTACGGCTAATGCTTCCTGAAAGTCTTTGACTTTAATTACCGCTAGCACAGGGCCAAAAATTTCTTGTTGGGCAATTATCGCATTCGGCGGCACTTCACTAAAAATCACCGGGCCGATAAAATATCCCTGTTGTGGTGCGGGTAACTCTAGTGCAACTAAGGCTTCTGTTTTACCTTTTTCAATATACTCGCGAATGCGATCGCGGGCGTTGGCATCAATTACCGGGCCGACTTGGGTGCTAGGTAACTCTGTTTCCCCAATGTTCAGGGATTTTGTGGCTTCTACTAACCGTTCCACAAAGCTATCGTAAATCGATTGCAGCACAATTACCCGAGAACAAGCAGAACATTTTTGTCCGCTATAACCAAACGCCGATTGCACTACCCCGACAACCGCTTGGTCTAAATCAGCACTCTCATCAACAATGATGGCATTCTTGCCACCCATCTCTGCAATTACCCGCTTCATTTGTTTTTGACCGGGTTTGAGGGTAGCTGCTTCTGCGTAAATTCTACAACCAACTTCTTGAGAACCAGTAAAGGCAATTACATGAGTATCAGGATGATTAACCAAATATGCACCAACCTGAGAACCCTTACCGGGTACATATTGATAGACACCTTGAGGAATCCCAGCTTCTACCAAAATTTCTGTGAGTTTCGCCGTAATAACAGAAGATGTTTCCGCAGGTTTGAGCAGAGTACAATTACCAGCAACTAACGCTGCTACAGTCATACCACAGGCGATCGCCAAAGGGAAATTCCAAGGAGAAATCACCACAGCAATTCCCCGTGGCTGGTAAATATAACGGTTCGTTTCCCCAGAAACATCATAATTTACGCCTTTATCCAACCGTTCCATTTCATCGGCGTAGTAGAGACAAAAATCTATCGCCTCCGAAACCTCTGCGTCTGCTTCCTTAACTGGCTTCCCAACTTCCAAAACTATCCAAGCCGAAAGTTCTGCACGGCGTTGTGACATCAAATCCCCAGCTTTCCGCAAAATATCAGCGCGTTGTTTCGCTGGTGTTTTCCGCCAAGCAGGAAAAGCTGCTTTCGCTGCTTTCATCGCCTGTTCAGCTTGTTCAACACTGATGAGTCCGACTTTCCCCACCACCTGACTAAAGTTAGAAGGATTGAGAGAATCAATCGCTTCTGGAGTATTCACATACTCCCCATTAATCAAAGGTAAATAAGTCCTCCCCAATTGCTGATGAACAGCCTGAAACGCCTCCGCCGACTTCCTCCTCTCTTCCTCCTGTGCATAATCAGTATCCGCCACACCCAAAAACCCTGCGCCTTCTTCTTTGCGGCTACCCTGCGGGAACGCCTCCGGCGAATGCGCCTTTGCGTGAGACAAATCCACCTTCGGAGGCGCTATCAACTCCTCAACTGGTCTATTCTCCAAATTTTGCCGTAAAAATGAACTATTAGCCGTATTTTCCAACAAACGCCGAATTAAATAAGCCATCCCCGGCAATAATTCACCGTAGGGACAATAAACTCTTACTCGGTAACCCTTATCAACCAAAGCCTTCGCCAGCTTATCCCCCATACCGTAGAGAACCTGCATTTCAAAACTACGTCGGGGAACCTTTAAAGTTTCTGCAATAGCTATTGCCCTAGCTTGCGATCGCACATTATGGCTACCAATGGCAGCATATACATATTGATGATTCTCTAGCAATAGCTGCGTAATGGCTTCAAAGTTCGCATCGCTAGCGGCTTTGTCATTATAAACAGGTTGAGGCCAATGTTTTTGCGCTGCTTTGATAGTTTCCTGATCCCAATATGCGCCTTTAACTAAACGAATAGTTAAGGGATAACCACGCTGTTTCAACCAAGCAATCACATCTCTAGCATCTTGCTCGCTGTCACGCAGATATGCTTGGATAGTGATGCCAATATCTGTACGTTGGCGAAACTCTTCTTCCATTAATAATTTTTTCAGGATATGAAGAGTTATATCTTTATAGGCATACTGTTCCATATCAAAATGCACAGCCGCCCCTAATTCTTTAGCATGACGTAAAAGGGTGCGAATGCGATCGCTAACTCTCGCCTCACTACCTTCAGCGTCTAAAGGGTCAAATTGCGAATAAAACGCCGTTAACTTCACAGAAACCTGAACTTTTGCTAGCTGTTCGCCATCTGCTTCATCAATAGCCGCTATAGCTTTCCAATTCTTTGATGCAGCTACCAATTGCTGTATTAATTCCGAATAGCGTTCTAAGTAAGATTTAGCTTCTGTTTCTGTAATTACCGCCTCACCAAGTAAGTCAATGGTGAAAGCCATTTTATCTTTACGTAGGCGTTCAACTGTTCTGATGACTTGTGTAATATTTTCCCCAGCAATATATTTATGAGCAAGAGTTTCAACGGCTGTCGCCACTGTTGTGGCTGCTACTTGTCCCGGCATAGAATCAGGGTTAGCAAAATTCAGCATTCCCTTTAACGCCGCAGGTAATTCTACAGATTCATCTCCTAAATATTCTTGTAAATGGGCAGCAATTTCCGCTCTGCTGCGTAAAGCTGGTAATGTATCGATAAAGCGAAATAATTGCACCCGTAAACCTGGATTGCTCATCGCCCAAGCTAGTAATTTATCATCCCAGCGCATTTGATCGCGCAAAGATGCCAAAAACGAGCGATTTTCTTGGGTTACTTCTAGAAGTTGTTTAGCAATTTCTTGGGTTTTAGCTTCGTAGGTGCTGGTTTGTACTTGTAATACCACTGATAATAACTCCTAATTCCAGGTAATACCAATTTTGGATTTTAGATTGAAAACCTTGAAAATAAGGCCGTGACAGGATTTTCAAGCAATACTACATATCCCAAGTTGGTATAAGGCTTGCATTTACAAGCCTCTGTATTCTATTTTGACTCCTCAATTTTGCTGTCACCATATTTCCCAAGTGCAAAATTCATTTCCAGTTTCGGAAATCAAATCTACCTACGAAATACAATTTGTAGTGGAACAGGATTTACACAGAGGTTACAGAAAATCAAACCGCAGAGGAATGAATACTTGTCGGTTAAGGGTAAAAAGGGGAATGGGGAAAGGGAAAGGAAAAACTTTAACCCTTAACCTTTAACCTTTTCTCCAAAACCAATTTTGAATTCAAAACGCTTAACTGAGTAGTATTGGTACACAGAGGAATAAGAGTTTGAGTAGTTATTGGCGTAAGTCCTATGGCAAATTCAGTTTAATAAATTAACGCATAAATTCAGATGTCCAACATCAGAAATAAAGATATATCTAAAGAAAAATTGCTCGATATTTTATTATATCGCTGGCAACAAACACTCCTACCTTTGAAGGTTAATCCAATAGATACAAATATTATTTTTAATCACCTAATTGCAGGTTATTTGGCTCCTGGGCGTTATTACCATACATTAGAACATATTCTTCACGTTCTGATTACTATTGATAATTTACAGGACTATGTTCAAGATATGTATGCTGTACAAATTGCCGCTTGGTTTCACGATATAGTTTATGACACTCAGGCTAAAGATAACGAAGAAAAAAGCGCAGAATATGCAAGTGAATTATTACATAATTTAGGGCTGACCGCTAATAAAATTGACCACATCACCCGCTTAATTATCGATACAAAATCACATCAAGCGGCTGCGGATGATTTTGATAGCCAAGTTCTACTGGATGCCGACTTAGCAATTTTAGCTGCCGACCCAGTTCAATATCAAGAATATGCTCAGGCAATTCGCCAAGAATATGCTTGGGTTCCACAAGACCAATATATTGCTGGACGCAAGCAAGTTTTAGAAAAATTTTTGCAGCGCGATCGCATTTATTTTACGCCTTTAATGTTTGAGGTTGCCGAAGAAATTGCCAGAGCTAATATCACAGCCGAAATTAAAACTTTGAGCCAAGGATAAAAGACAAATTAAATATCTATTATGCTGGAATGGCACTTACATAAAAAAGTTGCTCCCCAGATCCCCGACTTTTTGAAAAAGTCGGGGATCTAAATCTCGCTCAAGTGAGTAGCATTCTCCAGTAGGGTGTGTTATGGCTTTAGCCTAATGCACCGTTGATATCCCAACAATTAAGGAATTTAATCAGATTAAATTCATTTAAATAATATTCATAGATGCAGCTACCCATCTATGGCATTCTATTTTTAAATTAATAATCTTGAATTGAATTTCTACTTCTTCTCTATTCTTGAAGGTACAAATCACCATAAGATAATTAGCGCGGTGATTCAAAAAACATTACATGGAACTTTTGCCAGAGAACTTACAAAAATTACGTGGACAAGTTGCAATTATTACAGGTGCATCACGAGGAATAGGAAGAGCGATCGCACTAGAATTAGCTAGCTACGGAGCCAATGTAGTTGTTAATTATGCC contains the following coding sequences:
- the pruA gene encoding L-glutamate gamma-semialdehyde dehydrogenase, giving the protein MVLQVQTSTYEAKTQEIAKQLLEVTQENRSFLASLRDQMRWDDKLLAWAMSNPGLRVQLFRFIDTLPALRSRAEIAAHLQEYLGDESVELPAALKGMLNFANPDSMPGQVAATTVATAVETLAHKYIAGENITQVIRTVERLRKDKMAFTIDLLGEAVITETEAKSYLERYSELIQQLVAASKNWKAIAAIDEADGEQLAKVQVSVKLTAFYSQFDPLDAEGSEARVSDRIRTLLRHAKELGAAVHFDMEQYAYKDITLHILKKLLMEEEFRQRTDIGITIQAYLRDSEQDARDVIAWLKQRGYPLTIRLVKGAYWDQETIKAAQKHWPQPVYNDKAASDANFEAITQLLLENHQYVYAAIGSHNVRSQARAIAIAETLKVPRRSFEMQVLYGMGDKLAKALVDKGYRVRVYCPYGELLPGMAYLIRRLLENTANSSFLRQNLENRPVEELIAPPKVDLSHAKAHSPEAFPQGSRKEEGAGFLGVADTDYAQEEERRKSAEAFQAVHQQLGRTYLPLINGEYVNTPEAIDSLNPSNFSQVVGKVGLISVEQAEQAMKAAKAAFPAWRKTPAKQRADILRKAGDLMSQRRAELSAWIVLEVGKPVKEADAEVSEAIDFCLYYADEMERLDKGVNYDVSGETNRYIYQPRGIAVVISPWNFPLAIACGMTVAALVAGNCTLLKPAETSSVITAKLTEILVEAGIPQGVYQYVPGKGSQVGAYLVNHPDTHVIAFTGSQEVGCRIYAEAATLKPGQKQMKRVIAEMGGKNAIIVDESADLDQAVVGVVQSAFGYSGQKCSACSRVIVLQSIYDSFVERLVEATKSLNIGETELPSTQVGPVIDANARDRIREYIEKGKTEALVALELPAPQQGYFIGPVIFSEVPPNAIIAQQEIFGPVLAVIKVKDFQEALAVANGTNYALTGGLYSRTPSHIQQAQQEFEVGNLYINRTITGAIVARQPFGGFNLSGVGSKAGGPDYLLQFLEPRTITENIQRQGFAPIEGAD